From Bradyrhizobium sp. sBnM-33:
GCCGCGAAGCTGAGCGGTGAGATCATCAATATCGCAAAGGCGCCGACGCTGAAATCGTAACCGACGGTGCCGCAGATCATGAGCAGGCCTGCGGTGGCGACAGCAATGCCGACGGTCTGCCCCGCGCTCGGCCGCTCGCGAAACAACAGTGCGGCAAAGCCGATGGTGAACAGCGCCTGGCTCTGCACGATCACGCTGGAGAGACCGACGGGAACGCCAAACGCAATGGCGAAGGCTTGCGCTAGAAACTGGCCGAGGAACAGGGTGAAGCTGATCGCGACCAGCACCGTCCAGGAAACCTTGGGCCGCGCCACGAACAGGCAGGGCAAGGCCGCGATGGAAAAGCGCAGCGTCGTCATTAATTCCGGCGAAAACTCGTCGAGCGCGATCCGGCTGGCCACGAAAGCAAGGCCCCAGATCACCGCCACCAGCACGGCGATGCAAACATCGGCCGGTTTCATTTTTTCTAGCTCTGTTGATCCGGCTTTGGTTTGCGCAGGAGATAGGTTCCGTGCAGCGGCGCGTGATAATCGGCCGATTCCAGCGTGAAGCCGATATCGGTCAGCATGCGCTCGATCACCCAACCGAAGGTCGAGTACTCGTCGCGCATATGGGTGACCACGCCTTCGCGCTGGAAATCGTGATTCTTGATGGTGAAATCGGCCCATTGGTCGACATCGCGCTCGACGCCGTCGGGCATGCTGACGAACACGATGTCGCGCAGGTAGAAATTCGCGCCGGGCTTCAGGGCGGCATAGATCCTTGCCAGTGCCACCGCCTTCCAGAAATCGGGCAGGTGATGCAGCGTGAATTCGCTGACGATCAAATCGTAGGAGTTCGGCTGGTAGGCAAAGCTCAGCAGGCCGGCCGGCTGAGTGCGGATCGCTACCTTGCGGTCGCGGGCCTGGATGTTGGCGAGCGCCAGCATCGCCGGCGAAATATCTATTGCGTCGACCTCGGCCCCCATCAACGCCGCTTCGCAGGCCAGTACACCGTTGCCGCAACCGATATCGGCCACGCGCCAGCCTCGCTGCACGCCAAGCATGGTGAGCGCGGCCCGTGCGCGCTCGTCGCTGTCGTCATGCCGGTCGTAGATCGAGGCGACCGCCGAATCGAGCCCGAGTCGCCGCCTTTGAGTGTAATACCAGTCACGCGCCAGCATGTTCACATCCCCTCAGGCCCGCGCCCGATCGCGGCAACGCCAGTGCGCGACACCTCGACAAGGCCGAGCGGGCGCATCAGGTCGATAAATTGACTGATCTTCGATGAATTGCCTGTGATCTCGAACACAAAACTCTCGGTCGTTGCGTCGATCACGCGCGCGCGGAACGCGTCCGCCAACCGCAGCGCCTCGACCCGGCTGTCGCCGCGGCCACGCACCTTCACCATGGCGAGTTCCCGCTCAATTGAGCGGCCGGTGATGGTCATGTCGACGACGCGGTAGACCGGGATCATGCGGTCGAGTTGATGCTTGATCTGCTCGATCACCGTCGGCGTGCCTGTCGTGACGATGGTGATGCGCGAGAGATGCTTGTGGCTCTCGGTCTCGGAGACGGTGAGACTGTCGATGTTGTAACCGCGCCCCGAAAAAAGGCCGATCACGCGCGCGAGCACGCCGGGCTCGTTCTGCACCAGCACCGACAGCGTGTGGGTCTCGTTGGGGTCGTGGCGATCTTCCAGGAAGTAGGCGGATGCGGGCTGGTTCATTGTCGTCCCCTTGTCATTCTCCATTGTCAGCCCGCGAAGGCAGGCATCCAGTAATCGCCGGCGCCTGCGATTGACCGCAAGGCCGCGGCGCACTGGATCGTCCGGTCAAGCCGGACGATGACATCAAACACTTGGCTGGTGTTCGTGGCATTACGCCATTGCCCTTTCACCAGTGGCGGCAACCTCCGTCCCGACCCATTTGCGGAACAAATCAAAATCGATATTGCCGCCTGACAGGATCAGGCCGACGCGCTTGCCGGCGAGCTTCTGCTTTTCCTGCAGCGCCGCGGCCAGCGGGGCAGCGCCGGCGCCTTCGGCGAGGTTATGCGTGTCGGTCCAATAGGCGCGGACGGCAGCTGCGACCTCGTCGTCCGTGACCTGCACGATGCGCGCGGCGCCCTTGCGGATGGTGGCGAATGCGTTCGGATCGGGAATGCGCGTCGCCATGCCGTCCGCCAGCGTGTTGCTGGTTTCGGTGGTCACCACCATGCCGGCGGCAAACGAGAGCGCGTAGGACGGTGCTTCGGTCGACTGCACGCCGACTATTTCGGTTTTCAGCCCGAGCAGTTCGCGCGCCATGATGCAGCCGGAGATGCCCGAGCCCTGCCCGATCGGCACATAGAGAATGTCGAGGTCGGGCGCTGTCCGGAACAGTTCGAGCGCGTAGGTAGCGACGCCGAGCACCAGATCCGGATGGAACGAGGGCACCATATGAAGGCCGGCGAACTGGGCACGGCGCTGGGCTTCTTCGGCGGCCGCCTGAAAATCCTCGCCATGCTCGACCAGCTCGGCGCCGAACGCCCGCATGGCGCGGTTCTTCTCCACCGAATTGCCCTTCGGCACGTAAATCACGGCCGGCACGCGGTGACGGGAAGCCGCGAACGCAAGGCTCTGGCCGTGATTGCCACGGGTAGCGGAAATGATCCCCGGCGTGTTCGGCCGCTCCCGCTTCAGCCGGTCGAGATAGACCAGCCCACCGCGCACCTTGAACGCGCCGATCGGCGTGTGGTTCTCGTGTTTGACCACAACGCGCGTCCCTAGCCGCTCGGCAAGGAGCGGCCACGCGTGCGCCGGCGTCGGCGGCACCGCCTGCCCCACGATTTCGTGCGCACGTTCGAGCTCGGCGAGGTTAAACATTTTGACTTCCCGATCCTCTCGCTTGCTCGTCATCCCCGCGAAGGCGGGGATCCAGTATTCCAGAGACGCCCAAGCACAACCGAGACGCCTCGGCGTACTGGATCGCCCGGTCAAGCCGGGCGATGACAATGGAATTTCTGTCTCGCATCCTCACACTCACACCAGCGCCTTGCCGCCGGCAAACGCCGCGGCGGTGGCTTCGTCAGTCGCTTCCACCGGCAGCAGCATTTCGTTGTGCGCCTTGCCGGACGGAATCATCGGGAAGCAGTTTTCCAGCGCGGCGACGCGGCAATCGAACAGCACCGGACGCTTGACCTTGATCATCTCCTTGAGCGCGCCGTCGAGATCGCCAGGCTTGATCGCCTGGATGCCGACGCATCCGAAGGCGTCCGCGAGCTTGACGAAATCCGGCAGCGCTTCCGAATAGGAATGCGACAGCCGGTTGCCATGCAGGAGCTGCTGCCACTGCCGCACCATGCCCATGTACTGGTTGTTCAGGATGAAGATCTTGATCGGCAGTTCAAACTGAACCGCCGTCGACATCTCCTGCATCGTCATCTGCACCGAGGCGTCGCCGGCAATGTCGATCACGAGGCTGTCAGGGTGCGCGACCTGCACGCCGAGCGCTGCCGGCAGGCCGTAGCCCATGGTGCCGAGACCGCCCGACGTCATCCAGCGATGCGGCTCCTCAAAACCGAAGAACTGCGCCGCCCACATCTGATGCTGGCCGACTTCGGTCGTGATGTAGGTGTCATGGCCGCGCGTCGCCTCGAACAGCTTCTGAATGGCGTATTGCGGCAGGATGACGTCGTTGCTCTTCTTGTAGGCGAGCGAATTGCGCGCACGCCAGGTGGCGATCTCCTGCCACCAGCTCTTGATGTCGGGCTTCTTAGCCTCCGCCTTGAACACCTGCAGCAGGTCGCCGAGCACATTGCCGGCGTCGCCGATGATCGGCACGTCGACGCGGATGTTCTTGTTGATCGAGGACGGATCGATATCAATGTGGATCTTCTTCGAGCCCGGCGAGAACGCGTCGGTGCGGCCTGTGATGCGGTCGTCGAAGCGCGCGCCGACGCACAGCATGACGTCGCAACCATGCATCGTCATGTTGGCCTCGTAGGTGCCGTGCATGCCGAGCATGCCGAGCCAGTTTTTGCCGGTCGCCGGGTAAGCGCCGAGCCCCATCAGGGTCGAGGTGATCGGAAAGCCTGTGACCTCGACGAGCTCGCGCAACAGCTTCGACGCCTCGGGTCCGGAATTGATGACGCCGCCGCCGGAATAGATCACCGGGCGCTTTGCGGCAGCCAATAGCGCCACCGCTTTTCGGATCTGTGCCGCATCGCCTTTCACTCGCGGGGTATAGGACACATGCACGTCGGACTTGCGCGGCGGATGATAGGTGCCGACCGCAAACTGCACGTCCTTGGGCACGTCGACCACGACGGGTCCGGGACGGCCCGTGGTCGCGACATAGAACGCCTCGTGCAGCACCTTGGCCAGATCGTTGACGTCGCGCACCAGCCAGTTGTGCTTGGTGCAGGGACGGGTGATGCCGACAGTGTCGCATTCCTGGAACGCGTCGTTGCCGATCAGATGGGTGGGGACCTGGCCGGTGATGCACACCAGCGGGATCGAATCCATCAGCGCGTCCGTCAGCGGCGTCACCATGTTGGTGGCGCCTGGGCCTGACGTCACCAGCACCACGCCCGGCTTGCCGGTCGAGCGCGCGTAGCCCTCGGCCGCATGGCCGGCGCCCTGCTCGTGCCGCACCAGGATGTGCTCGACGTCGCTCTGCTGGAAAATTTCGTCGTAGATCGGAAGCACCGCGCCGCCGGGATAGCCGAAGATGTGCTGGACGCCATGATCGATGAGCGCGCGCACGATCATCGCGGCGCCGGTCATCTGATTGGGGTCGTTGCTCTTGTCGGTCATGGTCTGCTCCGGATGCGCTTGTCGGCGCGGCTTCTTTCGGTTGTCTGTTTTGGGAAATAAAAAAGGGCCCGAGAGGCCCCATGCACACCGCCTGAATTTGGATGGCCGCTAGCCATCCCCGGCGGTGTGCCTGGGTACGACGACGATAAGGAGTTTGGTAATAATATTACGCATTTTGCGGCTCGGACTTCCCAAAGGTTGCGCGGTTATAGCTGCCGTACCCCGGAAGTCAAGGGAAGCACGCTTTCGGCGCGATTTGGGCAGTGTAGCGGTGTTCCGGGCATTCGGCGAGGGGGAATTTTATGCGTGCAGCCATGC
This genomic window contains:
- a CDS encoding EamA family transporter, whose amino-acid sequence is MKPADVCIAVLVAVIWGLAFVASRIALDEFSPELMTTLRFSIAALPCLFVARPKVSWTVLVAISFTLFLGQFLAQAFAIAFGVPVGLSSVIVQSQALFTIGFAALLFRERPSAGQTVGIAVATAGLLMICGTVGYDFSVGAFAILMISPLSFAAGNLLLRRAQSVPMFDLFAWLCLVAAVPLFALTLVSNGPQPTWYALTHMSLTSLLCMIGLGGVSTSIAYWLWGRLLRDYPAAQVVPFALLVPFVGSAASSVVFDETFGPLRLAGMVTVVGGIAVMLLSKTTKASEKQVLPKIA
- a CDS encoding class I SAM-dependent methyltransferase; this encodes MLARDWYYTQRRRLGLDSAVASIYDRHDDSDERARAALTMLGVQRGWRVADIGCGNGVLACEAALMGAEVDAIDISPAMLALANIQARDRKVAIRTQPAGLLSFAYQPNSYDLIVSEFTLHHLPDFWKAVALARIYAALKPGANFYLRDIVFVSMPDGVERDVDQWADFTIKNHDFQREGVVTHMRDEYSTFGWVIERMLTDIGFTLESADYHAPLHGTYLLRKPKPDQQS
- the ilvN gene encoding acetolactate synthase small subunit, translated to MNQPASAYFLEDRHDPNETHTLSVLVQNEPGVLARVIGLFSGRGYNIDSLTVSETESHKHLSRITIVTTGTPTVIEQIKHQLDRMIPVYRVVDMTITGRSIERELAMVKVRGRGDSRVEALRLADAFRARVIDATTESFVFEITGNSSKISQFIDLMRPLGLVEVSRTGVAAIGRGPEGM
- a CDS encoding threonine dehydratase, giving the protein MFNLAELERAHEIVGQAVPPTPAHAWPLLAERLGTRVVVKHENHTPIGAFKVRGGLVYLDRLKRERPNTPGIISATRGNHGQSLAFAASRHRVPAVIYVPKGNSVEKNRAMRAFGAELVEHGEDFQAAAEEAQRRAQFAGLHMVPSFHPDLVLGVATYALELFRTAPDLDILYVPIGQGSGISGCIMARELLGLKTEIVGVQSTEAPSYALSFAAGMVVTTETSNTLADGMATRIPDPNAFATIRKGAARIVQVTDDEVAAAVRAYWTDTHNLAEGAGAAPLAAALQEKQKLAGKRVGLILSGGNIDFDLFRKWVGTEVAATGERAMA
- a CDS encoding acetolactate synthase 3 large subunit — encoded protein: MTDKSNDPNQMTGAAMIVRALIDHGVQHIFGYPGGAVLPIYDEIFQQSDVEHILVRHEQGAGHAAEGYARSTGKPGVVLVTSGPGATNMVTPLTDALMDSIPLVCITGQVPTHLIGNDAFQECDTVGITRPCTKHNWLVRDVNDLAKVLHEAFYVATTGRPGPVVVDVPKDVQFAVGTYHPPRKSDVHVSYTPRVKGDAAQIRKAVALLAAAKRPVIYSGGGVINSGPEASKLLRELVEVTGFPITSTLMGLGAYPATGKNWLGMLGMHGTYEANMTMHGCDVMLCVGARFDDRITGRTDAFSPGSKKIHIDIDPSSINKNIRVDVPIIGDAGNVLGDLLQVFKAEAKKPDIKSWWQEIATWRARNSLAYKKSNDVILPQYAIQKLFEATRGHDTYITTEVGQHQMWAAQFFGFEEPHRWMTSGGLGTMGYGLPAALGVQVAHPDSLVIDIAGDASVQMTMQEMSTAVQFELPIKIFILNNQYMGMVRQWQQLLHGNRLSHSYSEALPDFVKLADAFGCVGIQAIKPGDLDGALKEMIKVKRPVLFDCRVAALENCFPMIPSGKAHNEMLLPVEATDEATAAAFAGGKALV